Proteins encoded within one genomic window of Diceros bicornis minor isolate mBicDic1 chromosome X, mDicBic1.mat.cur, whole genome shotgun sequence:
- the LOC131401120 gene encoding rho-related GTP-binding protein RhoG-like: MQTIKCVVVGDGAVGKTCLLISYTTNAFPEEYIPTVFDNYSAQTSVDGQIVSLNLWDTAGQEEYDRLRTLSYPQTNIFVICFSIGNPSSYANVRHKWHPEVSHHCPNVPILLVGTKRDLRSDLETVKKLKEQSLVPTTPQQGTSLAKQVGAVKYLECSALMQDGVHEVFLEAVRAVLYPATKKNTKKCVLL; the protein is encoded by the coding sequence ATGCAGACAATCAAATGTGTGGTTGTAGGAGATGGGGCTGTAGGTAAGACCTGCCTCCTCATCAGTTACACAACAAATGCCTTTCCTGAGGAGTATATCCCCACTGTCTTTGACAACTATAGCGCCCAGACATCTGTGGATGGCCAAATCGTCAGCCTGAACCTGTGGGACACAGCTGGACAAGAGGAGTATGACAGACTGCGAACGCTCTCCTACCCCCAGACCAATATCTTTGTCATTTGTTTTTCCATTGGCAACCCATCCTCTTATGCCAATGTGAGGCATAAGTGGCACCCAGAGGTCTCCCACCATTGCCCCAATGTACCTATTCTGCTGGTAGGCACCAAGAGGGACCTGCGGAGTGACCTTGAGACAGTGAAGAAGCTGAAAGAACAGAGCCTAGTGCCCACAACTCCTCAGCAAGGCACTTCCCTGGCTaagcaggtgggggctgtgaaGTATCTGGAATGTTCGGCCCTGATGCAGGATGGAGTACACGAGGTATTTTTGGAAGCTGTCCGGGCTGTGCTTTACCCTGCCACCAAGAAGAACACCAAAAAGTGTGTCCTCTTATAG